The Hippoglossus hippoglossus isolate fHipHip1 chromosome 4, fHipHip1.pri, whole genome shotgun sequence DNA window TTAGAGATAGTCTTGAGAAAAAACGATTTTTAGAAATATAACAGACAGCACCAACAGGCCTGGGACACAAACAACGCAGATGAGTGGTCCAGATCATGTTGTTGCAGTAGATGGGCAGATGACAGGGGGAATGGTTGAAATAAACAGATACTGGCGCGTAGGGCAAGACCTTCACTAAGCCCCCACCCACTGCCTCAGATCAGTAAGGGATTTAATTATCACAGACCATTTGCAACCATATGCTTAATCTCCTTATCCAAGAAAAAACGATTTATTGTGGCTAGTATGGCAAAACATACCAGTCGATTAAACCTAGTCCAGGGCTTTTGGTTTGTGGGACTGTTCTTTTTAACACTCAGTAGAGTGTGTACCTCTGCCGAGAcaccctaaatatgccagattccCCCCGCCccaagatcaatgaattattaaaatcaaaacaaagaaaaaacacccCATCTTGCCATGTTTCAggaaatgatttttaaaaaatcctgttgaaaatcaaaccaaccaatgaacaaaggggtgaaaacatcctCGTTGGCGAAGGTAACGAGGTGTAGAGTTTCTAACAACACCACGCAACAAGTGACTAAAGTGAATGATATCTGCAAGCTACGGATTCATTTCTCACTTAAGGGTAGAAACTGAAAATAAGCTTAACGTGACACAGAAAGAGCCGAGTCTTTGTGCCTCGGGTGCAGCTGGAAATATCAAAACCTCAAGTTCAGTTCACGTGTGAGTAACAGCACAGTGAAAACAAGACAGGCTCCCCACATTTACTATGATCCAAATACTCCAGGGATGAAACTGACACTTTTCCAGCAGCTTCCTTGTCCCTTCCCTCTGCGGACTGGCCCAGCAGTGGGAATGCACGTTCCTTCTCCCTCTGACCAGAATAACAAGCATCCTGCCGAGCAGCTGCTTCACACTAGGCTCCTCCGCTCCTGCACATCATCACCTCCAGGATCTGCTCCAGTGTGGAGAGCCCCACTCTTGACTTGTTTTCACACCTTCTACTATAGTTGATaaaagttctgtgtgtgtggaagccatgtgggagaGGGGGTTAGTGCTGCAGCCCAGTCTTTTAGGAGGATGTATGAAAGCAGCACATAGATTTTGCAACCAAAAGCACAAGTGGGATCACACATGAGATTccatcacaaacaaaaacaaaaggcatGGCAGACCTCAGAGCTGTGGCTGAACCACACGCTGTACTTTACAGCAGGCTCGAGTGTTGACGCTGACATGTCGGCTGACTGCAGTGTGGCTTTGTGGAACCCACACATGTGTCgtgacagactgtgtgtggCTCTAACaccagttcccccccccccccccccccccacagtccTAACACATGAAGGGGGACGTGTGAAGCTCCCTGTGACAGAAGAGAACCGGCATGCTGGCAGTGACAGGAAAACAGATCAACCTGGGATACAAAATCTGGCGCGACACCGAATCAGTGGGCACTACCTGCCTCTTGACTAACAGCGCTAGCATCGATTAGCGAGGTGTGCTAACACGTCACAGCCGCACAGTGTgaggacaacaacaaacactcgGTTAGCATGAAGCTAGCCGGACACAACACCAGCTAGCTACACTGAGCCGGGAAACATTAGAACGTGGACGTTACCCTCTTTCACTCCGGGCAGCTCATTCTGGTCGATGCTAACGTTACATTCAGCCATGTTGTCAGCGACAATAAGTCAGGAAACAAGCCGGTGACGGTGAATTATACGTCCACGCTTCTTCCGAAGGTTAACAGCAGCTTGATTGATCGTCCGGACTCATAAAGCCGATTGATGGTTCAGGTGCTGGACGGCCCTGTTGATTGGTTTCGGtggcgtctctctctctctctctctctctctctctctctctctctgtgggtgtgtgtgtgtgtgtgtgtgtccctccttCCTTCACGCAACCAGCGGAGACAACAAACACCAGCTTCCCTCACAGgcgcttcaaaataaaagtatgcCACGTAGcgcccactgctgctgctgctgctgtttccagcTCTGAGCCTGAGTCTTTGAATAGTTTGAACATTGATGTCCTGCGTGTCAGGAACAGTCCGTTCTCATGCATGTTCCCTCAGCGACAGACAGATCCAGCCTGAAGGTAGAGTAGCGCAGGTGGTTCcctcctgcagctgtgagaCTGTACAGCCATGAACTACACGCAGCCATCATGGACTGAACTCTGGTTCAACTCTCGTAACTGTGCAAaattcattctgtctgtgcaattcaatggttcatgtgcaatccattccCTGCACACATTCTATTATTCTATAGTgttcttattcttatttcatgtctttgatttaattgtaaagcactttgatgtatgaaaggtgctgaatacatttttattattattttcacaatgcactgattttttgttgtttttaaactttatatATTAGTcttattccattcatatttttctgtattttttatattccttacacttaagtattacTACCCTTACACTTACGTATTGCATgttattacttactgatgcatatttttgctgctgcagtattgtgAATatccccattgtgggactaataaaggattattttatcacatggtgatttaaaatgaagacaaagagaaataaTATAATCACATTAAGATCCAATATAACAACAAAAGATGTAAAGATACAAAACGAGCACAAAGTGATGCAAATCCACTTCTAAGACCCAGGAGACCTGTTGCTGCATAATTAATCCATGAGCAGTGGATACTTTATTTAATCACAGTACTTAATACAGAAATCGTCATTCGTGAAATGGCAAAACATGTTATAACTgtggcaaaaaaataaaataattaatggatgATCTTACAATTCGTTTTTTGGGTCTTTAACCATGAATCATCCAGAATTGTATAATTAAGCAGCTTGTATTTTGCACCCTTGCTCACCAGGTACCTAAACATTAATGGGAGCCATGATATATGGACAACTGGCAACTGAGTCTTGATTTAGGAGTTGAGAATTTGTGGCttgaattattatttgatttcaaTTAATTGGACGTTGATGCATTTCCCATATGGTTTGTAAAAAGTCTACCGAGTAACTACATCCGATTTcaaaacatgtattattattgtatttattattgtgatCATATTCTGGAGTCATCTTGAAATTCAATGTTTCTGTCAGCTTTCATTTTGAAGGCCAGATTCTGACACGTCCGGTATCAGCCTCACACCGTGTGGTCAACTTGACCCAGCTTCCTCCGCAGGATCCAGTGTGTGTGGAGCATCTGCAGCCACGAGAAGTCACATCCTGAGGTGACAGTGAACACACCACGGAGCCCGACTGGGGTCCACATGAACAGTGACGCGTTCAGGGACTGTATGTGAATTCAACAGGCACAGAGCAGACAGCTGTGTGTATGAATGAAGAGAACACACGTCCGCGAGTAACAGTGTGTCTCAGGCTTCCTCTTTgcttctcttgctctctctgtctcattttctgtctttcatcggcacaaacaaatacacacgtgTCACGTGACCTGACAGCAGGTGGTATCTGGTTATGTTAATATAACTGCTCCCTCTAGCGTCCACTATTGCAACATGCAGGTAGGTATCGACCAAACTTTTACAaattacctttaaaaaaaaaaaaaaggaatactGTTGATTAAGTTATAATGAATTCATTTGACTATAAAATAGATCAgcgtctatctatctatacacacacacacacacacacacacacacacacacagcagacgcTCTTGTCTCTCTGTCGAGTCTTTGAGTGGCTGCACTTCAAACATTCAAAGTGATGGCTTCAGGAAAGGTTCTTAGATATGAGACACCAGACGTCAACACCATCACCAGTCAAATTCAGCGGATGCCAACCAGCTCATTTCTTCAACAATGCACACAGGGGGTCTGCTCCCCTGGCAGGATGCATGAGATGTGATTTCCTTGATGCATATTTAGGCCACAGTGACTTAGGAGGTGCTGGGTGGATGTCATCACTGCCACAGTGATGGATGTCCCTTCAGCTCCAGATCAGTCCTGAAGCCAAGATTGAGGAGCTCATCTCCAGTGCACGATGATGCACTTTGGGACTGaatcaatccccccccccccccctagacCAACACGCTCCGATGTGCCTATTTAAAGAAGCAattaatgtaaaagaaaaagacttgCAGGTGCCAAGAACATCTAACCAGCAGGCTGATTGATAACTTCCTCTCCGTTTGAATTGCCCATGTCAGAGTGATTCAGGGTCGCTGGCCTCACCTACGACGTCAGATCACTGTATTTCACCCAGACGCTCCATGAACCCCATGAAAATGTGGCCTATTGACGAAAAGCCTCAATGACCAGCTATTGATTTAGTACGCAAGGACCGACTGGCCCCTCCTCTCGGCCTCGGAAAGGATAAATATATTGAATGGATGGGCCCAAGGCAGTGGATTGCTCGCCTTGCTCCAGGGAGGACTCATAGTGCAGCGTTAGCCTGGGACCATACAGAGCGAGTGCCATGGACAGAACATCCGTTGTGAACTACTGCTTAGGACTCCTGAGTTTGTTAATACTGCAGGGAGCGCTGAGTGTGGATGGAAGGAGCACGTTCAACCCTGGTGAGCTTGCAAAATGatctttgatttaaatgaatgcCATTGCTGGTTTTAAGTGTAACAAAATGCAACAAGATAAAATCTTGGACATGGCTTCATTTTCTGTTCATATTGTGTGATATTTATGGTGTTTAAAGTTGtatatttatttgctttgtgtgttcaGGAAACCGTGTTTTCAATCCCAAAGAGGATACAGAGGCCCAGAGCAAGATTCTTGCACTCTTACTGCACAAGAGCCTAGTTTCAGTTGAAAAGGACGATCCTCTAGGTGAGAAGCAAAGAAGGGTTGAATTTGACATAATTAACACAGAGATATTCTCAAGGGACGATAACtgatttttctctccacaggtCTTGAACTGGCCAACAAATTAGCTGAATTAGAGGAGGTAAGgatatttacagatttaccaTGAAGTAGCCAGGAAACTTGATTCAGTGTGAGATTGTGTTTGAGAACAAAAAGTTCTACATCTATTATTAGGGCGTGAATGAAAACCTGTCAAAAtacttgattaaaaaaagcCATTGATAATTGATGGTGTATTGATCCTGAGATGACAGCTTGGTCTTGGTGTGTTCAATCACTGTGATCTCTGCTTGTAGCTCCGGGCGCTGAGGGAGGACCTGGAGCTGGAGAGGCAGATCACAGCCAATTTGGCTGAGGGCAAAGCTCTAACTCAGAAGAGGGGCGAACGTAAGTCAAATTCAGAATCTGGATTTATCTCTTATCGTTCACACTGATTAACACTTGTATTTGTGAGTGCATGACAGATGTCATCTTAAAAGTCGTCATCTCTCTACTTCTGCAGCTTGCTTCTGGAAATACTGTGTGTGAGACGGatgcaagaggaggaggacccCGGTGAAATCCTGCTGCAAAGCCCAACAAAGCCTTAAGACTCACAGCACCAGTGATATAATCACAATGTATTTATTCCAGCAATATAGAGTTGTATCATAATCAATGTCATCAATAAAACGTTTCTCATGAGAGCTGTGAGGACTGTGGCTGTAAAATCCTTTGATCtgtaaatattcagctactCCCTGGAAATACTTGAGGGTCAGatatgacaaaataaatgtgtctgtaaagacattattattattattattattattattattattattattattattattttagaagGGATATTCATTTGctatttgcttgtgtttatgTCACTCTCTTGTGGCTGCTTTGGGCATAACATGTTTGTTACTGCCAACAAACGTCTTGTTTGTcgctgcttttaaaaaatgcactCTCCTTCcttttacagaataaatactATTATGATGTTATCTTTATATTTTGGGGTGATATTTTTCATCTAAAAGCTTTTCAGAGGAAATAATTGGGATAGACTCTTTGAAGGGGCttgaaaataacacatttctttaaGTTCCCATGGCAATGATGTTATATTCTTAACACTCATAACTATTCAAAttctttattcacttttaatatAACATGTTTGAACGATTGAAATAAGTGTCTAAGTCATTTACTTTGCCATGAATTTCATTTGATTGGATCTTTTGAAGGACTTTGGTGACAAAGCTGAGTCACTGGTCTAGACAATGCGAGAGCTGCTGTGAAAAGATATGAAtcacacacagcaacatgaTGAACAGAAGAGGATTCACCAGCATTCACAGTGTAAAACAGCTTTAGTGCTGTGACTCAGGTGTAAACGGCTCAGGATTAAAGCATCTGCCACATCAGTGAGTGTAAAAGAGCAGCATCACAGAAGAGGGAGGAACGACCGGTATTCCCTGATGCTGTTTCAGAGCTTATTAGGACTGCACATCAAAAtttccacatgcacacaaaacaacattacATCACAACCTATACAGTTAATTCCTGCACAGAAAGGAacattaattgaaaaaaaatcgtcctatattaaaataaacagtcaTATGTCGTATATACCTATAATCTTAcataaatattacaatatttatataaaatgtattatatcatactatttatactttatttttttaccatttttcattttgtacaGTAAACGTCAGTTATTCTGCTTCCGTGGTACATGTTGAATATATCAACCGACAAGGTGTCGCTGAAAATAAATTCAAgtaaatgaatgttttatttatcttgaaATACAGGACCTTGTATTTACTACATAATTTCAGCACtttacagcaacacacacacacacacacacacacacacacacacacacacacacacacacacacacacacacacacacacacacacacacacacacacacacacacacaccaaacttaaaaataaactgatgtCCCAGGTTTGATGAAGGTGCCATGGGACCCTGTTGTAAAACTGCTGGGATCTGGGAGTTACTGCTGCTAAACAGTTGTCATCACTGCCTGGTACCGCAGGACCAATAACTGAAAAACACTGTcttgttttacacacaaacgACAAACGGAACTATGCGTTTCCATCGAACGCATCAGACACAAAACGTCTCTGACTGATATGGACCAGAAATAAACGTTATCCGCTTCAGTTCATTCCTCAAACTGGAGCACAGGCAGCGTGTGGTCACACCATTCTGTCAAGATAAGTCCACAGGAAATGACCAAGCAGCCTCCGTGTCACTTTGAGTTTTACACTTCACAGTTCCTGACAAACACTCCCAGACCAGGAGAAACTCTCCAAAAACTTTACAcgaaggaaaaataaaaagcaacagGTCTTTTTAACAGCTAACACTTTGACAAGTCACAGAAAAAAGCATATAATGgttgaattccatttagctgcttcagtttctggGTCCTTCTCATGCTGACCTATTGTCACACTGTCATGTCTTATCGGGACACTTGAAATGAACAGAGCCATTGTGAATGTTTTCAGTAAAACTTGTAGGTCGAAATATTTGCGTGTTCAAATAgtgtacactaccgttcaaaagtttggggtcacttagaaatttccttatttttcaaagaaaagcactgtttttttcaatgaagataacattaaattaatcagaaatacactctatacattgttaatgtggtaaatgactattctaggtggaaacgtctggtttttaatgaaatatctacataggtgtatagaggcccatttccagcaactatcactccagtgttctaatggtacattgtgtttgctaatcgccttagaagactaatggatgattagaaaacccttgaaaacccttgtgcaattatgttagcacagctgaaaactgttttgctggtgagagaagctatagaactggccttcctttgagctagttgagtatctggagcatcacatttgtgggttcgatta harbors:
- the uts2d gene encoding urotensin 2 domain containing, with amino-acid sequence MDRTSVVNYCLGLLSLLILQGALSVDGRSTFNPGNRVFNPKEDTEAQSKILALLLHKSLVSVEKDDPLGLELANKLAELEELRALREDLELERQITANLAEGKALTQKRGEPCFWKYCV